Within Bacillus sp. FJAT-45350, the genomic segment CCTCTTAACTCTTCTAAAAATTTCCCTAATTCATTTTCCATATTGGCGTTCTCTCCTATATGTACGCTCTATATAACATATTGTAAATTATAGCTTACTAAAAAATAATAACTTTTTTGTTGTTTTTACTTGACGTTATGTAAGATTGATATTACAATGTGTTTTGTAAGGTTGATACAACATAGTTGGGAGGTGTCAAAATGTTATGTAATCGCGTCAAATATCTTAGAAGAAGTGAAGGATTTGATTTAACACAAGAGCAACTAGCTAATGAATTAGGTGTATCAAGACAAACAATTGTAGAATTGGAAAAGGGGAGACCCCCTTCAGCGGAGTTACTTTTGAAAGTTGCAGATTTTTTCAATAAAGACCCTAGAGAAATTTTTTTTAGTGAAATTGTTGTATCAAACTTACAAAGAGAAAGTTCAAAGGTATCCACAGCCTAACACCTAATTATTGTTACCAAATTTAAGCGAATGATGAGAAGGGAGGTGACATCGGTGTTAAACGTACAAGTCGACACAGAAGAAGTAAGACAACTTTACTTAGAAAAACTTGAAGAGAAAGTAAAGGAGATTGATAAAGAATTGGTCTTCTGGGACACAAACGAATTAAAAAGAAGAACGTGCCTATGTTGGAACACTATCCAAAAAGAATTTTTCTTTCATCCAGAGTTTCCAAAGTACAAAGTCGGAAACAAGTGGATGTTCCCAGCAGAGGACACAAAAAAATTCTTGCTTACATGGTTAAGAGAAAAAGGGGGAGTTTCATGAGTGTAAGAAAGCAATTAGCGATTACTGAGATTAAAGCAGCAGTACTTAATGTTGCCCACATTATAGAAGAAGACCAAACATACACGAGTGAAGAGATAGTGGAAAAATTACTAGCTATTAATTCAATGCTCGATGATGAAATACAGGTCCTGGATAAGGAGAGGTAGCATTGGATTACTATTATCAAATGCTAATTGTAGAATTAGCAACCATAAATTTGTTATCACCAACTCGTACTGAACAAATTGACCTGTTAATGAGAGCTTACTGTATACCAATGTATTAGAAGTTTATTAATTCCTCTGCGGAGGCTTTCTTTTTACCATAATGGCGAAATTTGACTGAAAGTGCTGTTAATCAGTGTCGAACAGATTAGAAAACGACATAAAAATATATATAAAATATTTGGAGGAAATAAAATGACAAATTTCTATGAAAATCCTACATTAGATAAGTTTCTAAGGTTAGTAAACAAAGAGATTCAAATGATAGAAAGAGCTGAGGTACTAGCTTTACAGGGTGAACTTAATAGAAGGCAAATCGTGCTCGAGGCAAAAAAGAAAATCAAAATTAAACGAATATGCATGAAGGCGGCTTTAAGACAAAAAGAAAAAGCAGCAAGTGCGGACACACTTACTGCAACTGCAATAGCTAATTAATAGACTACAAGATAATAAAATAATACCACAATTTATCAGTGGGCGGCAAGCATTCCTGCCGTTGGGGCTACGACTTGTTAATGGTGTTCCCCTCACCAACTCTCTCCCTTACAGTCGTAGTCCGAACGGTGCGAATGCACTACATACTAATTGATGCGCTGTTTGGTAGTACAGCCGACGCAAAAATACCATCGAATTTAAAGCGAAAGGGGTGAAGTTATATAAGTATTCAATATTGGTAAAAGGAGCTATCAGACCGGCATCTGACTAGCTCAAATTAAAACAAAACCTAAGTACAGTATACCGTATTTTTAGAAAATTTCAATTTGGAGGAAGTTTATGGCTAAGAGTTCATATACAGGTAAAGTCATGGAAGTTAATAAATGCATGGTCCTTCTTCCAGCAACGCAATTAGGGAAAGCGACAAGAGCATCTTTTCAAAGTCTTGCAAAGCAATTAAAAAGAATTTCTTTATTTGATGTTGTAGAAGAGATAGTAGTTGACCAATTAGCTGACATGCAACGGATTACTCTATTAATTAGAGAAGGACAAGCATCTGATAATGAGAGTATTGAAAATCATTTTATTTCGGGTATGAAGGTTGAAGTTGCTATTCAACAATTGAACGAAATAGACAAATATATTAGTGCTCATTCAGAAGATAAGATCATTGTAACGATGGAAGAAGGCGCAATTTCTTTAAAGGCTGAGAAAGTGAAACAGAAGGATACACCTGTTAAGACAGTGAAAGGTGAACGTCTGTTGTTGATTGATGGTAGCAATATACTTGCTACAGCCTACTTCGCTACAAGAAAAAGCATGATGAAAAATGAAAACGGTCTATACACAAATGCAGTATACGTTATGGCAAGAAGAGTACTTGAATTGATAAGTAGGTCTAATCCAAGTCATGTAGTCATCGCTTGGGATGAAGGTCGAAATACGTTTAGAAAGGCTATGTATAACGATTATAAGGCTCACAGAAAAGAAACTGAACCAGAGCTAAAAGAACAATTTACTACTGCACAACAGTTATTTTCTGATTTACAAATTGCTCAATACTCACATATGGAAATTGAAGCAGATGACGTAATCGGAACAATTAATTCAATATGGCAAAAAGAAGAACGAGGTAGTTCTGTCATTGTTTCGAACGATAAAGACCTTTTTCAGTTAGTTTCAGATAAAACAACTCAACTTATTAGTAAAAATGGTCAAGAGTATAGCATAAGACCTGAGCACATGAAAAAGATGTGGAACGTTACACCTGGACAATGGGTCGATTGCAAAGCCTTATTGGGAGATACTTCCGACAATATTCCTGGTGTAAGTGGTGTTGGTGAAAAATCTGTTTATCCTCTCATTTCTACATATGGAAACATCGAGAATTTATACGAACGATTAGAAGAACTTGAGGATACAGAATACAAAAGATACGTTAAAAAACTTGAAAAGGGCAAAGACGAAGCCTTTTTAAGCAAGAAATTAGCGACCATTAAGTGTGATGCTACAGACGTAATTACCCCTTGCTTTAAAGAAATGCAATTAAATATAACTCGCAATCAATTAATTAAATATTTTGAACAGTTAGGATTTAATTCTCTCATTCAATCAATAAATAAAGGGTTATATCGTGTTGGCTAAGGAAGCAAAGTGTATTAACGCAGGAGATTGTATATTGCTAAATAAAGGAGCGTTATATCTCATACGTCCAGTAGGTGAAAGTAAGAAGTTTGTCTATGTCAGTCTATTAAATAGCAAATCTACCAATGCGCACTTTGCTATTTTACAAGCGAATTATTTCGAGCTACTAGAAGAACCAGAGGAAGTAGAAACAGAAATCAAGGGTTTCCGACAGTTAAGTTTGTTTTAGCCAACCGATTAGGAGGGAGCTGCAAAAGATGAAAAAGCGTCAAAAAATGAAAATATTAAAACGTTCTGGTATTAAGTTGCACAAAAAAATTACTCTGACGAAATTAGAAAGTCGTGTATTTATTGTAGAAGTCGAATCCAAGTTGATGAGCGCTCTATGCTCACTACGTAATGATGAGTTTAACGCCGGAACTATTTATGAAGATGGGTATTTGGCGAGAGTGAACAAAACCTTTAAAGAATCATTAACAATCGAAAATGTTACTGGCGTTAAAAAAGGAGTGAGCATATGAACATTATCAAACGTGATGAACAATTATTAGTTGATAGTAGGGAAATAGCCAAAATGATCGGCAGAGAACATAAAGAGGTATTAGCGATGATTGATGGGCAGGAGCATCGAGACGGAAGAATCAAACATATTGGATTTTTGCCTACGATTTCTGAAAGTGGACTTTTCAACCCTATTGATTTTTTTATTGAAAGTTCTTACAAGACAAAAGGAAACAACAAAAGTTATAAATGCTACCTACTCACTCGTAAAGGCTGCGATATGGTCGCAAACAAAATGACTGGTGAGAAAGGTGTACTTTTCACAGCAACATATGTAACAAAATTTGACGAAATGGAACGCCAATTAGTCCAGCCGAAGTCACAATTAGAAGTATTACAAGGGACTATTAATCAATTAATTCAACATGAAAAACGATTGGATAAGGTAGAGAAGGTTGTAACGGAGCGAATTACTTTAGACCACGGACAACAAACTGCATTGCACCACCAGATTAAGAAACGTGTCGAGCAGATTTTCCCTGAATATGAGGAACAGTATACCAAAAATAAATTATATGCTCAACTACACAGTCACCTAAGAAGAGCTTTTCAAG encodes:
- a CDS encoding helix-turn-helix transcriptional regulator, whose amino-acid sequence is MLCNRVKYLRRSEGFDLTQEQLANELGVSRQTIVELEKGRPPSAELLLKVADFFNKDPREIFFSEIVVSNLQRESSKVSTA
- a CDS encoding group-specific protein — protein: MLNVQVDTEEVRQLYLEKLEEKVKEIDKELVFWDTNELKRRTCLCWNTIQKEFFFHPEFPKYKVGNKWMFPAEDTKKFLLTWLREKGGVS
- a CDS encoding 5'-3' exonuclease → MAKSSYTGKVMEVNKCMVLLPATQLGKATRASFQSLAKQLKRISLFDVVEEIVVDQLADMQRITLLIREGQASDNESIENHFISGMKVEVAIQQLNEIDKYISAHSEDKIIVTMEEGAISLKAEKVKQKDTPVKTVKGERLLLIDGSNILATAYFATRKSMMKNENGLYTNAVYVMARRVLELISRSNPSHVVIAWDEGRNTFRKAMYNDYKAHRKETEPELKEQFTTAQQLFSDLQIAQYSHMEIEADDVIGTINSIWQKEERGSSVIVSNDKDLFQLVSDKTTQLISKNGQEYSIRPEHMKKMWNVTPGQWVDCKALLGDTSDNIPGVSGVGEKSVYPLISTYGNIENLYERLEELEDTEYKRYVKKLEKGKDEAFLSKKLATIKCDATDVITPCFKEMQLNITRNQLIKYFEQLGFNSLIQSINKGLYRVG
- a CDS encoding Rha family transcriptional regulator; this encodes MNIIKRDEQLLVDSREIAKMIGREHKEVLAMIDGQEHRDGRIKHIGFLPTISESGLFNPIDFFIESSYKTKGNNKSYKCYLLTRKGCDMVANKMTGEKGVLFTATYVTKFDEMERQLVQPKSQLEVLQGTINQLIQHEKRLDKVEKVVTERITLDHGQQTALHHQIKKRVEQIFPEYEEQYTKNKLYAQLHSHLRRAFQAPKYVFIKSKDFDEAMSWIKSWRPLI